From Haemorhous mexicanus isolate bHaeMex1 chromosome 1, bHaeMex1.pri, whole genome shotgun sequence, one genomic window encodes:
- the PEX1 gene encoding peroxisomal ATPase PEX1 isoform X2, with amino-acid sequence MWGCGDPGGAAAATIVLSGTRDCFLHLTPALASLLRLQQGQAVKVSCGQQPVFLSWMETRHRGHQSENIAEINRHLAEKLGITDGEQVFLEPCSHVSSCQQVEVEPLTADDWEILELHASSLERHLLDQIRVVFPRAIFPVWVEQHTHVYIRIGTLVPAAPYGRLEPCTELLVCPKTHGPEENITSTPATESDILLKNFVKNNMEQEEILKDPFARQPYLKPGAVEQSKTDANMTFGSNVLPNIWNFIGNIFSNTSEQKQKTLCDNNEMSIFKDKLLNLIHMDSIFRVCQFQPPSVQNVSTTHEFLKHNAVHVFPWNLEYIDLDPNPVVSYGKINELLSPRQRHQEAKQNLPLEKQSHLTSTQDKNPSNSISGEASSEGSIVPIVWNGFEDLKSVIEYGQDGGALHVGRVWIADGLRKKLHIEIHSTVRIKSVESIPKIPVSLTLQPKQNLHEDIHEYDVKCAFSSWLQDSTTDDHPWIMTSTDCVHLSVKEGIEEFVLSAAHPVHIEENKSENIFILSPSLLQKTNIQVLLHPLSRKADDDNQPPMPDRDKKLPYHKLSDLGGVDKLGTSLFEHISHSLLGRPLSQKLAANTVGLRSGGVLLTGGKGSGKSTLAKAICKEAFTRLDAHVEVIDCKALKGKRLVNIRKHVEEAFLEAAWRQPSILLMDDLDHIVGVASTPEHENSPETVQSNRLAYVLKDLMKEVISMGSLIALIATSQSEHSLHPSLVSAQGTHVFQCFKCIRSPDQKQRYEVLYSIIKKKLNSDPKDFSDLDLQCIAKETEGFVARDFTMLVDRAIHTCASNQNASDNGDLNLSTVDFQTALKDFTPLALRNVNLHKPKDLGWDRIGGLKDVKQMLRDTIMLPAKYPELFANLPIRQRSGVLLYGAPGTGKTLLAGVVARESGMNFISIKGPELLSKYIGASEQAVRDIFNRAQAAKPCIVFFDEFDSIAPRRGHDNTGVTDRVVNQLLTQLDGVEGLQGVYVLAATSRPDLIDPALLRPGRLDKCLYCPPPDQNSRYEILKALSHSLSLANDVDFQDLAAKTEQFTGADLKALLYNAQLEAIHTNLNLGLTQDFGSSSDSDFSLSSMVFLNHSSGSDDSATDGEAGLEHSLISLDMSDLLPEDPRSNMYRLYFGSSYESELGNGTPSELEDSTLNQSVLPKTTITITQSHLMAALQSMRPSISQDDWKHFTELYDNFQNPKKRKVQIGTTFRPGQKITLA; translated from the exons GTGTTTCTTGAACCCTGTTCCCATGTGTCCTCCTGTCAGCAAGTAGAAGTGGAACCACTCACAGCAGATGATTGGGAAATTCTG GAACTGCATGCTTCCTCCCTTGAAAGACACCTTCTTGACCAGATTCGAGTGGTGTTTCCAAGAGCCATCTTTCCTGTCTGGGTTGAGCAGCACACCCATGTTTACATCAGAATCG GTACACTTGTGCCAGCAGCCCCATATGGGAGATTAGAGCCATGTACGGAGCTTCTGGTGTGTCCCAAAACACATGGACCTGAGGAGAATATCACCAGCACACCTGCCACAGAAAGTGACATCTTGCTCaaaaattttgtgaaaaataacatggaacaagaagaaatattaaaagatcCTTTTGCCAGACAACCTTACTTAAAGCCTGGGGCCGTTGAACAGAGTAAGACTGATGCAAACATGACATTTGGCTCAAATGTTCTCCCAAATATATGGAATTTCATAGGGAACATTTTCTCTAATACAtctgagcagaagcaaaagACTTTGTGTGATAACAATGAAATGAGCATCTTCAAAGACAAGCTGCTGAACTTAATTCACATGGATTCCATTTTTAGAGTATGTCAATTCCAGCCTCCCAGCGTACAGAATGTATCCACCACTCATGAATTTCTGAAACACAATGCTGTTCACgtttttccatggaatttaGAATATATTGATTTGGATCCAAATCCTGTAGTATCTTACGGGAAGATTAATGAGCTGCTTTCCCCAAGACAGCGTCAtcaagaagcaaaacaaaatctgccACTTGAAAAGCAAAGTCATTTGACTAGTACACAAGACAAAAACCCTTCTAATTCTATTAGCGGTGAAGCATCCAGTGAGGGATCTATTGTTCCAATCGTTTGGAATGGATTTGAAGACCTAAAGAGTGTCATAGAGTATGGCCAGGATGGGGGAGCCCTGCATGTTGGAAGAGTTTGG attGCAGATGGTCTGAGAAAAAAACTACATATCGAAATACATTCAACAGTCCGAATTAAGTCAGTTGAATCTATTCCTAAAATTCCTGTATCTCTTACACTGCAGCCCAAACAAAATTTA CATGAAGATATACATGAATATGATGTTAAATGTGCATTCAGTTCTTGGCTGCAGGATTCCACCACGGATGATCACCCATGGATAATGACAAGCACAGACTGTGTACATCTCTCTGTTAAGGAAG GAATAGAGGAATTTGTCCTTAGTGCAGCGCATCCCGTGCACATTGAGGAAAATAAGTCTGAGAATATTTTTATACTGAGTCCCAGTTTGCTGCAAAAGACAAATATACAA GTTCTTTTACATCCTCTAAGTAGAAAAGCTGATGATGACAACCAGCCACCTATGCCTGATAGAGACAAGAAGCTTCCATACCACAAACTAAGCGATTTAGG AGGAGTGGACAAATTAGGAACATCTTTATTTGAACACATAAGCCACAGTCTTCTGGGGCGTCCTTTATCTCAAAAGCTGGCTGCTAATACTGTGGGACTGCGAAGTGGAGGGGTGCTTCTCACAGGAGGAAAG GGAAGTGGAAAGTCAACATTAGCAAAGGCCATCTGCAAAGAAGCTTTCACTAGACTGGATGCTCATGTAGAAGTAATTGATTGTAAAGCTTTAAAAG GAAAAAGATTAGTAAACATAAGGAAACATGTGGAAGAAGCTTTTTTAGAGGCAGCATGGAGACAACCATCCATTCTTCTGATGGATGATCTTGATCACATTGTCGGCGTTGCTTCTACACCAGAGCATGAGAACAGCCCTGAAACTGTTCAGAGCAATAGACTTGCTTATG TTTTGAAAGATCTGATGAAAGAAGTTATTTCCATGGGGAGTTTGATTGCATTAATTGCCACGAGTCAGTCTGAACATTCCCTTCATCCTTCCCTGGTTTCAGCACAAGGAACTCATGTATTTCAGTGCTTCAAATGTATCCGATCTCCAGATCAG aagcaAAGATATGAAGTGCTGTATTCCATAATAAAGAAGAAACTAAATTCTGATCCGAAGGACTTCTCTGATCTTGACCTCCAGTGTATTGCAAAGGAAACAGAAGGTTTTGTTGCTAGAGATTTTACTATGCTGGTGGATCGTGCCATTCATACCTGTGCTTCTAACCAGAATGCATCAGACAATGGTG atttGAACCTGTCAACTGTGGATTTTCAAACAGCTCTAAAAGATTTTACTCCATTAGCTCTGAGAAATGTCAACCTTCATAAACCTAAAGACCTTGGCTGGGACAGGATTGGTGGCTTAAAAGATGTGAAGCAAATGCTCAGGGATACCATCATGTTACCTGCAAAG TATCCAGAATTATTTGCAAACCTGCCCATACGGCAGAGATCAGGAGTTTTGCTGTACGGAGCGCCTGGAACAGGAAAAACACTGTTGGCAGGAGTGGTTGCAAGAGAGAGTGGAATGAATTTCATCAGTATCAAG GGACCAGAACTGCTCAGCAAATACATTGGAGCAAGTGAACAAGCAGTTCGAGATATATTTAACAG aGCTCAGGCAGCTAAGCCTTGTATTGTTTTCTTTGATGAGTTTGATTCTATTGCTCCTCGCCGAGGCCACGACAACACAGGAGTCACTGACCGAGTGGTTAACCAGCTGTTGACTCAGTTAGATGGTGTGGAAGGCCTGCAAG GAGTTTATGTGCTAGCTGCTACCAGTCGCCCAGATTTGATTGACCCTGCTTTGTTAAGGCCAGGTCGACTGGATAAATGCCTGTACTGTCCACCTCCTGATCAG aaTTCACGCTATGAAATCTTAAAAGCTCTCAGTCATTCCCTGTCTCTGGCAAATGATGTGGACTTTCAGGATTTGGCAGCAAAAACAGAACAGTTCACAGGGGCTGACCTAAAAGCTTTATTGTACAATGCCCAATTAGAGGCAATCCATACTAATTTAAATTTAGGTTTAACACAG GATTTTGGATCTAGTTCTGATAGTGACTTCAGTCTGTCTTCCATGGTTTTTCTAAACCACAGCAGTGGCTCAGATGATTCAGCAACAGATGGAGAAGCAGGGCTAGAGCACTCTCTTATTTCTTTAGATATGTCTGACTTGCTTCCTGAAGATCCAAGGTCCAACATGTATCGTCTTTATTTTGGAAGCTCTTACGAATCAGAGCTGGGGAATGGAACTCCTTCAGAACTG GAGGACAGCACCCTTAATCAGTCAGTGCTTCCCAAGACCACTATAACTATTACCCAGTCTCATCTgatggctgctctgcagagtaTGAGACCATCCATTAGTCAGGATGACTGGAAGCATTTTACTGAACT gTATGATAATTTTCAGAATCCCAAGAAGAGGAAAGTACAGATTGGCACAACATTCAGACCAGGACAAAAAATTACTCTAGCTTAG
- the PEX1 gene encoding peroxisomal ATPase PEX1 isoform X1, with amino-acid sequence MWGCGDPGGAAAATIVLSGTRDCFLHLTPALASLLRLQQGQAVKVSCGQQPVFLSWMETRHRGHQSENIAEINRHLAEKLGITDGEQVFLEPCSHVSSCQQVEVEPLTADDWEILELHASSLERHLLDQIRVVFPRAIFPVWVEQHTHVYIRIGTLVPAAPYGRLEPCTELLVCPKTHGPEENITSTPATESDILLKNFVKNNMEQEEILKDPFARQPYLKPGAVEQSKTDANMTFGSNVLPNIWNFIGNIFSNTSEQKQKTLCDNNEMSIFKDKLLNLIHMDSIFRVCQFQPPSVQNVSTTHEFLKHNAVHVFPWNLEYIDLDPNPVVSYGKINELLSPRQRHQEAKQNLPLEKQSHLTSTQDKNPSNSISGEASSEGSIVPIVWNGFEDLKSVIEYGQDGGALHVGRVWIADGLRKKLHIEIHSTVRIKSVESIPKIPVSLTLQPKQNLHEDIHEYDVKCAFSSWLQDSTTDDHPWIMTSTDCVHLSVKEGIEEFVLSAAHPVHIEENKSENIFILSPSLLQKTNIQVLLHPLSRKADDDNQPPMPDRDKKLPYHKLSDLGGVDKLGTSLFEHISHSLLGRPLSQKLAANTVGLRSGGVLLTGGKGSGKSTLAKAICKEAFTRLDAHVEVIDCKALKGKRLVNIRKHVEEAFLEAAWRQPSILLMDDLDHIVGVASTPEHENSPETVQSNRLAYVLKDLMKEVISMGSLIALIATSQSEHSLHPSLVSAQGTHVFQCFKCIRSPDQKQRYEVLYSIIKKKLNSDPKDFSDLDLQCIAKETEGFVARDFTMLVDRAIHTCASNQNASDNGDLNLSTVDFQTALKDFTPLALRNVNLHKPKDLGWDRIGGLKDVKQMLRDTIMLPAKYPELFANLPIRQRSGVLLYGAPGTGKTLLAGVVARESGMNFISIKGPELLSKYIGASEQAVRDIFNRAQAAKPCIVFFDEFDSIAPRRGHDNTGVTDRVVNQLLTQLDGVEGLQGVYVLAATSRPDLIDPALLRPGRLDKCLYCPPPDQNSRYEILKALSHSLSLANDVDFQDLAAKTEQFTGADLKALLYNAQLEAIHTNLNLGLTQDFGSSSDSDFSLSSMVFLNHSSGSDDSATDGEAGLEHSLISLDMSDLLPEDPRSNMYRLYFGSSYESELGNGTPSELSSLCLSGPNSITYDFTSITQRDVASSQPTVLRTASQEGSLENQEQQAEHLRTEISASKANYRSKNGEDSTLNQSVLPKTTITITQSHLMAALQSMRPSISQDDWKHFTELYDNFQNPKKRKVQIGTTFRPGQKITLA; translated from the exons GTGTTTCTTGAACCCTGTTCCCATGTGTCCTCCTGTCAGCAAGTAGAAGTGGAACCACTCACAGCAGATGATTGGGAAATTCTG GAACTGCATGCTTCCTCCCTTGAAAGACACCTTCTTGACCAGATTCGAGTGGTGTTTCCAAGAGCCATCTTTCCTGTCTGGGTTGAGCAGCACACCCATGTTTACATCAGAATCG GTACACTTGTGCCAGCAGCCCCATATGGGAGATTAGAGCCATGTACGGAGCTTCTGGTGTGTCCCAAAACACATGGACCTGAGGAGAATATCACCAGCACACCTGCCACAGAAAGTGACATCTTGCTCaaaaattttgtgaaaaataacatggaacaagaagaaatattaaaagatcCTTTTGCCAGACAACCTTACTTAAAGCCTGGGGCCGTTGAACAGAGTAAGACTGATGCAAACATGACATTTGGCTCAAATGTTCTCCCAAATATATGGAATTTCATAGGGAACATTTTCTCTAATACAtctgagcagaagcaaaagACTTTGTGTGATAACAATGAAATGAGCATCTTCAAAGACAAGCTGCTGAACTTAATTCACATGGATTCCATTTTTAGAGTATGTCAATTCCAGCCTCCCAGCGTACAGAATGTATCCACCACTCATGAATTTCTGAAACACAATGCTGTTCACgtttttccatggaatttaGAATATATTGATTTGGATCCAAATCCTGTAGTATCTTACGGGAAGATTAATGAGCTGCTTTCCCCAAGACAGCGTCAtcaagaagcaaaacaaaatctgccACTTGAAAAGCAAAGTCATTTGACTAGTACACAAGACAAAAACCCTTCTAATTCTATTAGCGGTGAAGCATCCAGTGAGGGATCTATTGTTCCAATCGTTTGGAATGGATTTGAAGACCTAAAGAGTGTCATAGAGTATGGCCAGGATGGGGGAGCCCTGCATGTTGGAAGAGTTTGG attGCAGATGGTCTGAGAAAAAAACTACATATCGAAATACATTCAACAGTCCGAATTAAGTCAGTTGAATCTATTCCTAAAATTCCTGTATCTCTTACACTGCAGCCCAAACAAAATTTA CATGAAGATATACATGAATATGATGTTAAATGTGCATTCAGTTCTTGGCTGCAGGATTCCACCACGGATGATCACCCATGGATAATGACAAGCACAGACTGTGTACATCTCTCTGTTAAGGAAG GAATAGAGGAATTTGTCCTTAGTGCAGCGCATCCCGTGCACATTGAGGAAAATAAGTCTGAGAATATTTTTATACTGAGTCCCAGTTTGCTGCAAAAGACAAATATACAA GTTCTTTTACATCCTCTAAGTAGAAAAGCTGATGATGACAACCAGCCACCTATGCCTGATAGAGACAAGAAGCTTCCATACCACAAACTAAGCGATTTAGG AGGAGTGGACAAATTAGGAACATCTTTATTTGAACACATAAGCCACAGTCTTCTGGGGCGTCCTTTATCTCAAAAGCTGGCTGCTAATACTGTGGGACTGCGAAGTGGAGGGGTGCTTCTCACAGGAGGAAAG GGAAGTGGAAAGTCAACATTAGCAAAGGCCATCTGCAAAGAAGCTTTCACTAGACTGGATGCTCATGTAGAAGTAATTGATTGTAAAGCTTTAAAAG GAAAAAGATTAGTAAACATAAGGAAACATGTGGAAGAAGCTTTTTTAGAGGCAGCATGGAGACAACCATCCATTCTTCTGATGGATGATCTTGATCACATTGTCGGCGTTGCTTCTACACCAGAGCATGAGAACAGCCCTGAAACTGTTCAGAGCAATAGACTTGCTTATG TTTTGAAAGATCTGATGAAAGAAGTTATTTCCATGGGGAGTTTGATTGCATTAATTGCCACGAGTCAGTCTGAACATTCCCTTCATCCTTCCCTGGTTTCAGCACAAGGAACTCATGTATTTCAGTGCTTCAAATGTATCCGATCTCCAGATCAG aagcaAAGATATGAAGTGCTGTATTCCATAATAAAGAAGAAACTAAATTCTGATCCGAAGGACTTCTCTGATCTTGACCTCCAGTGTATTGCAAAGGAAACAGAAGGTTTTGTTGCTAGAGATTTTACTATGCTGGTGGATCGTGCCATTCATACCTGTGCTTCTAACCAGAATGCATCAGACAATGGTG atttGAACCTGTCAACTGTGGATTTTCAAACAGCTCTAAAAGATTTTACTCCATTAGCTCTGAGAAATGTCAACCTTCATAAACCTAAAGACCTTGGCTGGGACAGGATTGGTGGCTTAAAAGATGTGAAGCAAATGCTCAGGGATACCATCATGTTACCTGCAAAG TATCCAGAATTATTTGCAAACCTGCCCATACGGCAGAGATCAGGAGTTTTGCTGTACGGAGCGCCTGGAACAGGAAAAACACTGTTGGCAGGAGTGGTTGCAAGAGAGAGTGGAATGAATTTCATCAGTATCAAG GGACCAGAACTGCTCAGCAAATACATTGGAGCAAGTGAACAAGCAGTTCGAGATATATTTAACAG aGCTCAGGCAGCTAAGCCTTGTATTGTTTTCTTTGATGAGTTTGATTCTATTGCTCCTCGCCGAGGCCACGACAACACAGGAGTCACTGACCGAGTGGTTAACCAGCTGTTGACTCAGTTAGATGGTGTGGAAGGCCTGCAAG GAGTTTATGTGCTAGCTGCTACCAGTCGCCCAGATTTGATTGACCCTGCTTTGTTAAGGCCAGGTCGACTGGATAAATGCCTGTACTGTCCACCTCCTGATCAG aaTTCACGCTATGAAATCTTAAAAGCTCTCAGTCATTCCCTGTCTCTGGCAAATGATGTGGACTTTCAGGATTTGGCAGCAAAAACAGAACAGTTCACAGGGGCTGACCTAAAAGCTTTATTGTACAATGCCCAATTAGAGGCAATCCATACTAATTTAAATTTAGGTTTAACACAG GATTTTGGATCTAGTTCTGATAGTGACTTCAGTCTGTCTTCCATGGTTTTTCTAAACCACAGCAGTGGCTCAGATGATTCAGCAACAGATGGAGAAGCAGGGCTAGAGCACTCTCTTATTTCTTTAGATATGTCTGACTTGCTTCCTGAAGATCCAAGGTCCAACATGTATCGTCTTTATTTTGGAAGCTCTTACGAATCAGAGCTGGGGAATGGAACTCCTTCAGAACTG AGCTCCTTGTGTTTGTCTGGTCCAAACTCCATAACTTATGACTTCACCAGCATCACTCAGAGAGATGTTGCATCCTCACAACCTACAGTGCTTAGAACAGCTTCTCAAGAAGGCTCCCTGGAGaatcaggagcagcaggcagagcaccTGAGGACAGAAATCAGTGCTAGCAAGGCCAATTACAGAAGCAAGAATGGA GAGGACAGCACCCTTAATCAGTCAGTGCTTCCCAAGACCACTATAACTATTACCCAGTCTCATCTgatggctgctctgcagagtaTGAGACCATCCATTAGTCAGGATGACTGGAAGCATTTTACTGAACT gTATGATAATTTTCAGAATCCCAAGAAGAGGAAAGTACAGATTGGCACAACATTCAGACCAGGACAAAAAATTACTCTAGCTTAG